From Ndongobacter massiliensis:
GAGTGTCAAAGCCGCTGCGAGAAGCATAAAACCTAACTTTCTTTTCATAATTTTTCCTCCTCGAATAAATATGGTAGAAATTGTAGCACGGAAGTCCCGAATTGAAAAGGGGTGGAAAACCTTCTCTCGTGATATTTTTTAGATTTTTTACATATTTTTTCGATCCTATACTTTTCGCGTCCAAGATACTGCGCCCATCCGACGTTTTCCGCTCACGACGGTTTTCCGCTATAATAGAAGAAATGGCGGGCATACCCGCCGATAAAACAGCAGGAGGAGTTATGAGTGAAGAAAACCGCTATGCGGTACTGATCGACGCCGAGAATGTGTCGCCGAAATATATGAAGGTCATTTTCGATGAAATCTCCAATTACGGGGTGACGACCTATCGGCGCATTTATGGAGATTGGACAAGCACGCGCAACAGCGGATGGAAGTCGGTGCTCTTGGATAATTCGGTAACACCGATTCAGCAATACAGTTACACCGAGGGAAAAAACGCCTCGGACAGCGCCATGATCATCGATGCGATGGATATTCTTTACACGATGAGCGTGGACGGTTTTTGTCTCGTATCGTCGGACAGCGACTTTACACGCCTGGCCTCGCGCCTGCGCGAGTCGGGCATGACGGTGATCGGCATGGGCGAAAGCAAAACGCCGAATGCTTTTATCGCCGCCTGTAACGCCTTTAAGTATTTGGATATCCTCTATGCGTCTGGCAATGAGGAGGAGGCGGAATCGGAAGCTGCGGAGGAAAAGCGCCCGGGCGTCCGCCGCAATACAAAGCGCACGGAGGCGAATGGAGACAGCGCCCGCCGCATGGCACCGAAAAAAGAGCCGGCACCGCAGCCGCAGACGAAACTTTCCACCATCCGCCGGGCGCTGCGCACGATTATTCAGGAAAACTCGGATGACAATGACTGGATTTCTCTGGCAAATCTTGGCAATCAACTGGCGAAGCGCTTCCCCGACTTTGATGTGCGCAATTACGGGCACAAGAAGTTGACGACCTTTGTCGAGTCTCTCGGCGATTTTGAAGTCGACCGTCGCATCATGTCGACGGACGGCAAGGTACAACAGGTGTTCGTGCACACGCGGGAGCGCAACACAAAGGCGTGAGACGGTGCATGCCCCGGAAAAGGTAGGAGGCTTTATGATTTATACAGTGACCATCAATCCCTCGCTGGACTTCTTTTCCATTTTGGACGATTTGCAGCGCGGGCGTATCAATTATTCCAATGAGGACAAGATGACCGCCGGCGGCCGCGCCATTAACGTTTCGCGCGTGCTGCGCAATTTGGGTTTGCCGACCTTAGCAACGGGGTTTGTCGGCGGACGCACAGGGGCTTTCATTGAAGACGAGCTCGACCGTTCGGATATTCCGCACGACTTTGTCCACGTTGAAGGCAATACGCGTATCAATCTCAATCTCTTTGTCAATCACATGGAAACGCGGATTCTCGGGAAAGGTAAGCCCATTTCCATCAACAAGGTCAATGAGCTGATGTACTACATCGCGCGCGTGCGCGAAGGCGATTTTGTGATTCTCGGCGGCTCCATCCCCCCCGGGGTGAGCGATTCCATTTACGACCGGATGATCGAGATCTGCGTCGTCAACGGAGCGGATTTTATTCCGATTTTAAGCGGTCCGCTGCTAAAGCGAACACTTTCCCGTGCGCCAATTCTCATTGCACCGTCGCTGGACGAACTGGATGCGATGTTCGACACGCGACTGACAGAACTGTCGGAGGCGATTCCGCTCGCGTTTTCCTGCATTGATGCCGGTGTAAAAAATGTCATTGTGACAAATGGGCACCTCGGCTCGCTTCTGGTCACGTCAAATCGCAAGGTGTACACCGTGGGCGGACCGAAAGATGCCATTATCAGTCGCACCTCGACGAAAGTCTCTCTCATTGCCGGCTTTGTGGGTAGCTTTATGCGCACGCATGACCCGGTGGAGTCTTTCCATCTCGCACAGGCGGCGTCGAATGCGGCATACCTGGTCAAGGGCATTCCCACGCGAGAGGAAATGGAACGGGAAAAGGAAAAAATTGAAGTGCTGCCTTTTGCGTAGCTTAGCGGTTCCTGCGCGATTTTTTTCGGCGAAATCGCTCACAGGCGCTGCGCCCGCAACAAGTTGTGCCCGGGCAACCTGGGCAATGAATCGGAAATGAAGGATCGTAAATGTGGGGAATCATAGCAACATGGCGCATGGCCCTGGCGGGCGTGTGCGAAGCGGCAGAAAAGCTGGCGCATGGGCAGGGCGCATTGGATGCCTTGGAACACGCCATCTGTAATGTGGAATCGAACCCGGACTACCTGTCGGTCGGTTTCGGCGCACTGCCGAATGAGGCGGGCGAATTGGAACTCGACAGCGGCATAATGGACGGAACGACGCTCTCGGTCGGAGCGGTCTGCGCCCTGCGCAATTTTGAAAATCCGGTGCGCGTTGCGCGCCTGCTTCTTAACGAACCGGCAAACAATTTTCTGAGCGGGGAGGGCGCTGCTCGCTACGCCCGTGCGAATGGCTTTGTGGAAGCGAATCTATTGACGGAAAAAGCCCGTGCACGTTGGCAGCAACGCCGCTTGGCCGGCGAAGGGACGGCGCGCCCTTATGAGGGGCACGACACTGTCGGCATGGTCTGTCTGGATAAAGACGGTCGCCTTGCTGCCGCGACTTCAACGAGCGGGCTTTTCATGAAGCACGTTGGGCGCATTGGCGATTCGCCGCTTTGTGGCAGCGGATTTTATGCCAATACGACATGGGGCGGCGCCACCGCCACCGGTTTTGGCGAGGATCTCTACAAGGGAGCTATTTCCTATGAAATTTCCCGCCGCATGGGCGAGGGCGCAACCCCACAGGAAGCCGCCGAGGGCGCCCTTTACGCCTTGGATCGCCTGCTCAAAGAGCGGCGCGGCGCTGCAGGAGATTTATCCGTCGTCTGTATGAATCCGAGCGGAGCCTGGGGCGCTGCCACCAATACCCGGCACTTTTCCTTTGTCGTCGCCACCGAAACACAAGCACCTACGGTGTATGTGGCGCATTTCGACGGACAAAAAACGCGCATGGAAATTGCCGATGCCGCGTGGATTTCGTCGCACACGGAATAGGTTTGTCCCCTGAACAATCAAAAAACGGGCGGTCGCTCTCCTAGCGATCGCTCGTTTTCTACGGCATATCGGCTATTTTGCCTTGTTTTCTTCGCCGCTTTGAATTTCAATGGTTTCCAAGCCATCGTCGTAAAAAATCGTCACGCGATTATCGCCGGGTGCCAATACATCGCGCACTTCGGGAATATTGCGCACTTCGAGTCTCCCCTGCCGATCCAGTTGCGCAAGCTGGTTTTCTCCAATCATCAGCACGCCGCTGCCCTGCAATATCATGCGCTTTGCCTCGAAATCCAACACAAACCGGCTCTGTTCCTCCCCTTCCGGTGAATACAATAGCAGCTGCTTGCCGTCCAAAACGCCGATACGACCATGGCCCACGCGCATATCCGTGCCCTTGCCCAACGGAGTGCGGGCGATCAGTCCTTCCTTTGAGAATAGGTACCACTCATGTGCCGTCAATGCCGCCAGATGATCGGCGTCCACCCAGGCCATTTCCAAAATCTCTTCCGCGCCGCACGGGAGCGAATACAAAACCTCACGATCTTGATACAGCGTGAGTCGATCCCGCGCTCCGCGCAAAACAACGGCGTCCGTTTCATCACTGGATCGTGCGAACAGCACACCGGGTTCTTCTGCGCGATGCGCCCGATCCACCTGTAAATTTTCATCACAGACGACAATGCCATGTTCGGTATAGCAGATCAGCCGACCGTCCCGCCAATCGGCCCGCATCAAATCAGCAACGGTCAGTTGCGCCGACGGCGCGCCGGATTTCACATCCAATTTTTCCACGCCGCTTTTCGGCGTCGCTATATAGAGGGAATACGGGCTGTACACGATCTGCGCGTCCTTTTCCACTTCATAGTCAAAATGTTTATTTCCTTGAAAATCCAAACAGAAAAGGCGATTGCCTTCCACATAGTAAAAGCGATCTCCGATGCGACCGAGCTGTGTCCAAGGTCGCAGAATGGAGAAGGTCGTTCGCGCGGAGGTACTGACGGCATCGTGATTCCAACGCAGAACGGCAAAAAGAAACAGCAAGGCCGCTGCCAGAGTCAACCAAGGCCATTGCCCGCGAAAGAAGTGTTTCACGACAGCCATGCGGCTTTTCTCCACCTTCTTTTCCGCGTTCCCTTTTTTCTTTCGATTATTTTTTGGCGCATTTTTTGGCGAAAAAAAACGCCGGAGTCCTTGTTTCGGTTCGCTCATACGTCCCCCTCTCGGGTTATTATACCGTGCTCGTCGGAGACACGCAAAAGGCGCAAGCGGTACACCGTCCGGCGCCGAAGTTTTCGTAGGCGCCCGAGAATGTCCTCTTCCGAGGAACGTCGACTGCGAAAGGATCTTTGCGCATGCGCATCATAACAGAAGGTGGTCACTTTGCGCCGACTTTTGGTCAATTGAATCAACGCGCTCAACTGTTTCCCGGAAAGCGCCTGCGCTTCTTCCACAAAAACAAAAGACAACGTCCGCCAAGGCACGTCGATATCTCCGGGGAGTACGGGTTTTTGTGCGGGACAAAGCGACCGAACCGGCAGTCCGTTTTCTTCCAATTGTTGCGCCAAATATTGCTGCGAGGCAGAAAGCGGGCGGGGATGCAGTACGATGGTACCCGCCTTGGCAGCACAGCGCCGAGCAAGATCATACAACAGAAGCGTGGTTCCGGCGCCCGCTTCCCCGTCTAGGCAAACAAAGGCATAATGCCTGCGCTCTGTTTCCGCTAAAAAACGGGCCCGAAAGTCGGCGCGAATCGCTTCCTGCTGCTTCGTCAAAAAGTAACGATGTGCAAGAAAATCGTCGGGGTTTTCCATAGGAGAAATCAAAAATTCGGACGCACGAAAAAGCATTTCGAGTTCGCCGCGGTAAATGCCTTGCTGCGATGCCAACACCGCATAGAGTTCCGACAGATTTCCTTCTACCAAACGGGTTTCCGGCTCTGATTGCAAGCGATACAAATGCCAGGCATCCGGCGCGCTGGAAACGCCCACAAATGTGTAAGACACGACTTCCCGCTTTAACCGGGCAAGGAATTTCCAATTTTTCACCAATTGTCTGCGGATTTCCTCCATGCCCTCGTCGGGAATTTGGCTCTTCAACTCGATATTGACAACCATGTCCCGTCCGATACGCAAAAGATCAAATTCACGGGAAATATGGGGCATCGCATAGGAATAATAAAATCCGCGGTATAAGGCACGGGTTTCTTTTTTTCGCACCTGTTCGAACAGGTCCACCAGTGCGCGCAAGCCGCGCAGCTCACGCAGTTTAATGGAAAGGGGCTGCGGTCGCCCGGACGCCCGCTTTTCAAAGGCGGCGAGTTTTCTTTCGTTGCTCTCCGTCGGCGGAATCCGCGACAAAGCATAGATATCGATGGGTCGCATGGCCCCTCCTTCCAACTTTTTCTCCGCATGAGCGTTCCTTAGTGTAAGTCCGGATATCCCTGTTGGCGCAGAACCTCGTAAAGCACAATCGCCTGCGAATTGGACAGGTTGAGCGATCGCTCCTGCGCATACATCGGAATGCGAATGCACCGTTCCGGATGCGCCTCCCGCAGCCAAGCGGGAAGACCGGCACTTTCCTTGCCGAAGAGCAGAATTGCCGGGCCGGAAATTTGCAGATCTCCGAGCGTTTTTCGCCCCTTTGTCGTCGCATAGACGACGTCATAGCCTTCCTGTACACGCGCTTCCATAAAGGGGCAGAATTCTTCCAGCGAATCCCACTCCGTCAAATCGACGTGTGGCCAATAATCCATGCCCGCCCGTTTAATGTAGCGGTTAGTCAAATGAAATCCATAAGGACGCACCAGGTGCAGCGCCGTGTGCGTACTGACGCAGGTACGCGCGATATTTCCCGTATTGTAAGGAATTTCCGGCTCGACCAGCACAACGATATTTTTGTTCTTGCCTTCCATCTCTGCCTCCCGCCTCCGTCGGATAGCTTTATTGTAGCAGAAGAAAAGCGCCTGTTCACATATGCGCAATAAAGGCTTTAAGTGGAAAAAGAAGCCGGCGAAACCTACACCCATGTACAAATATTGGAGCAACTGCGAAAAATGCGTTTTTATGAGATTTCACCCGGAGAAAATCTTCCGGCCTATACGCACAATGCATTAACAGATCATCTCCATGGGGTGATGGGGTTCTATACCGATTATGAAATTCTTTCGCACTAGGAGGTGCGAAAAATCATTCGAAAAAACAAACATGCGTAGACATTACGCAAAAACTGTTTGCTGAAAAACCCGTCCAAAAGATTGATTTTTCAACCTTTTGGACGGGCCTATCTAAAATTTCATGTTAAGGTCAGGTGTTTAACATAGATTGTACTCTTTTTTCAACTCTCACAGGAATGTTTTTTCTCCATTACTTTGGATTCCGCACAATCATATTCCCAATTCCATGGATCTTTTCGTGTAAGACCGTCCGCATAGGGAACAAATACGGAAATAATACCAAAGATACCTAACAAAGCGGGATACCACATATAGGGGATGATGGTAATAGGCGTCGCAACAACACCGTATGAAGCAGCTAAGGTACAAGCTAGTAATGTCTGTCCTCCATGCGGAATAATGCCTTGAACAACACAAGAGAATAAATCTAGTAGCGAAGCCGTGCGTCGAGGATCAATTTT
This genomic window contains:
- a CDS encoding 1-phosphofructokinase family hexose kinase, with the translated sequence MIYTVTINPSLDFFSILDDLQRGRINYSNEDKMTAGGRAINVSRVLRNLGLPTLATGFVGGRTGAFIEDELDRSDIPHDFVHVEGNTRINLNLFVNHMETRILGKGKPISINKVNELMYYIARVREGDFVILGGSIPPGVSDSIYDRMIEICVVNGADFIPILSGPLLKRTLSRAPILIAPSLDELDAMFDTRLTELSEAIPLAFSCIDAGVKNVIVTNGHLGSLLVTSNRKVYTVGGPKDAIISRTSTKVSLIAGFVGSFMRTHDPVESFHLAQAASNAAYLVKGIPTREEMEREKEKIEVLPFA
- a CDS encoding tRNA (cytidine(34)-2'-O)-methyltransferase is translated as MEGKNKNIVVLVEPEIPYNTGNIARTCVSTHTALHLVRPYGFHLTNRYIKRAGMDYWPHVDLTEWDSLEEFCPFMEARVQEGYDVVYATTKGRKTLGDLQISGPAILLFGKESAGLPAWLREAHPERCIRIPMYAQERSLNLSNSQAIVLYEVLRQQGYPDLH
- a CDS encoding N(4)-(beta-N-acetylglucosaminyl)-L-asparaginase; amino-acid sequence: MWGIIATWRMALAGVCEAAEKLAHGQGALDALEHAICNVESNPDYLSVGFGALPNEAGELELDSGIMDGTTLSVGAVCALRNFENPVRVARLLLNEPANNFLSGEGAARYARANGFVEANLLTEKARARWQQRRLAGEGTARPYEGHDTVGMVCLDKDGRLAAATSTSGLFMKHVGRIGDSPLCGSGFYANTTWGGATATGFGEDLYKGAISYEISRRMGEGATPQEAAEGALYALDRLLKERRGAAGDLSVVCMNPSGAWGAATNTRHFSFVVATETQAPTVYVAHFDGQKTRMEIADAAWISSHTE
- a CDS encoding NYN domain-containing protein, yielding MSEENRYAVLIDAENVSPKYMKVIFDEISNYGVTTYRRIYGDWTSTRNSGWKSVLLDNSVTPIQQYSYTEGKNASDSAMIIDAMDILYTMSVDGFCLVSSDSDFTRLASRLRESGMTVIGMGESKTPNAFIAACNAFKYLDILYASGNEEEAESEAAEEKRPGVRRNTKRTEANGDSARRMAPKKEPAPQPQTKLSTIRRALRTIIQENSDDNDWISLANLGNQLAKRFPDFDVRNYGHKKLTTFVESLGDFEVDRRIMSTDGKVQQVFVHTRERNTKA